The sequence below is a genomic window from Thermodesulfobacteriota bacterium.
CGGCTCGCCTTGCGCCGGCTTCGGGTCGAGGAACCCCTGTCACCGGCCTTCCGCGCCGCCCTGGCGGTACAGGCGGAGGCTCTGGACCTGGGACGGATTCCCACCCAGGGGCTCGCGGTGGAGGGGAGGCTCGGGGGCGTTCTCGATCCCGTCACGATCGACGCCCGGGAGCTCGCCACGGCCGGGACCCTGACGGGCGAGCTCTTCGGCGGCCGGTTCGAGGTCAGGGGTCTTGCGGTGCGTCAGCCCTTCGCCGCAGGCCGGGAGATCGCCGGCGACTTCCAGGCGACCGGCATGGACATGGAGCGGCTCAGCGGGGCTCTCGACGTGGGACAGGTTACCGGCCGGATCTCGGCCGCCCTAACCGGGGTGCGCGTGGCCTACGGCCAGCCCGTGGCGTTTCACCTGCGGGCGCAGTCAGAGCCGGTCAAGGGCGTGGAGCAACAGGTGAGCCTGAAAGCGGTCAACGCCATCTCGCTGCTGAGCACCGGGTCCGCCCTGGGGGGCGCCGGGGTCTCCATCCTGACCAGCCTCTTCCGCCAGTTCCCCTACGACCGTATCGGCTTCGAATGCACCCTGTCGAACGACGTGTTCACGGTGCGGGGCCTCATCCGGGAACAGGGGGTCGAGTACCTGGTGAAGCGTCCGTTCCTCGGGGGAATCAACGTCATCAACCAGAACCCGGACAACCGGATCCGCTTCTCGGACATGGTCCGAAGGCTGCGCCGGCTTGCCCAGGGAGACGCCGAACCCGAACCCCGGCCGTGAGCGCGCCGGAAGAAAGGAGTCGCCATGAGATCCCAACGCAAGCTGTGGCGCCCGCGCATGCCTCCCCTGGCCGCCCTGGCCCCCGTGGCCCTGATCGCGGCCTGTGTCACGGTGAACGTGTACTTTCCGGCGGCCAAGGTGGAGGAGGCGGCGAAGCAGATCGTGGAGGAGGTCTACCAGGAGAAGGGGGCGAAGCCCCAGACGCAGCTCGACCCACCCCCTGCAGCCCACGGGTGGACGGGGTGGCTCGGACCCCGGGCCGCCCACGCCGAGGAGGCCGCGACCGTCAGCAATCCAACCATTCGGGCGCTCAAGGACCAGATCGCCCAACGCCACGCCCAGCTCGTCGACCACTACGCCAAGGGGCAGGTGGGCATCGACCGCGACGGGTTCCTGCAATTGCGGGATACGGGCGGCCTTGGGCTCT
It includes:
- a CDS encoding DUF1318 domain-containing protein produces the protein MRSQRKLWRPRMPPLAALAPVALIAACVTVNVYFPAAKVEEAAKQIVEEVYQEKGAKPQTQLDPPPAAHGWTGWLGPRAAHAEEAATVSNPTIRALKDQIAQRHAQLVDHYAKGQVGIDRDGFLQLRDTGGLGLSEVAAVKRLVEADNAARRQLYAEVARALDLQPQQVNQVQEVFAREWRDKAQAGWWVQDDAGEWKKR